A genomic stretch from Edaphobacter aggregans includes:
- a CDS encoding Gfo/Idh/MocA family protein → MSHEALARRAFLKGAASGIVGSGLMAGMPAFGLDIDPARVAHEVAEPGQDAGAKPKYSIKFGVCGMSHDHIYGMVGAIQRGGGVLVSAYGAEPDKKAAFAKRFPDVKMVGSEEEVLNDPSLQLILSSTIPDQRADLGIRVMKQGKDYLSDKPGATSLAQIDGIRKTIAETKRIYGILYSERLEVKAAVKAGELVKAGAIGRVIQTINIAPHQIVQHGADPYAGGAGGRPDWFWEPTKYGGILTDIGSHQVDQFLYYTGSTEAEVVASQVANVNHKAKPRFQDFGDMMLRGDRGFGYVRLDWFTPDGLGTWGDGRLFILGTDGYIELRKYVDVARSKLGNNLFIVDKNEARFIDCNNLTLPFGPQFVSDVVNRTHTAQDQTQALLAAELVVRAQMKATKVELKG, encoded by the coding sequence ATGAGTCACGAGGCATTGGCACGACGAGCGTTTCTGAAGGGTGCAGCCAGCGGAATCGTTGGTTCAGGATTGATGGCGGGGATGCCGGCGTTTGGGCTGGATATTGATCCGGCGCGTGTGGCTCATGAGGTGGCTGAGCCAGGGCAGGACGCGGGGGCCAAGCCGAAGTACTCGATCAAGTTCGGCGTGTGTGGGATGAGCCATGACCACATCTATGGAATGGTCGGGGCGATTCAGCGTGGCGGTGGTGTGCTGGTGTCGGCGTATGGCGCGGAGCCGGATAAGAAGGCTGCGTTTGCGAAGAGGTTTCCTGATGTGAAGATGGTTGGGTCGGAGGAGGAGGTTCTGAATGATCCTTCGCTGCAACTGATCCTGAGTTCGACGATTCCTGATCAGCGGGCGGATCTGGGGATTCGCGTGATGAAGCAGGGCAAGGATTATTTGAGCGACAAGCCGGGTGCGACTTCGCTGGCGCAGATCGATGGGATTCGCAAGACGATTGCCGAGACGAAGCGGATCTACGGGATTCTTTACAGCGAGCGACTTGAGGTGAAGGCTGCGGTGAAGGCTGGAGAGCTGGTAAAGGCTGGGGCGATTGGAAGGGTGATCCAGACGATCAATATTGCGCCGCACCAGATTGTGCAGCATGGGGCTGATCCGTATGCAGGGGGCGCGGGGGGAAGGCCGGATTGGTTCTGGGAGCCGACAAAGTATGGCGGGATTTTGACGGATATCGGGTCGCACCAGGTTGATCAGTTTTTGTACTACACGGGGTCGACGGAGGCCGAGGTTGTGGCTTCGCAGGTGGCGAATGTTAATCACAAGGCGAAGCCGCGGTTCCAGGATTTCGGCGACATGATGCTGCGTGGTGATCGCGGGTTTGGATATGTGCGGCTGGATTGGTTTACGCCGGATGGGCTGGGCACCTGGGGCGATGGGCGGTTGTTCATCTTGGGAACGGATGGGTACATTGAGCTGCGAAAATATGTGGATGTCGCGCGGTCAAAGCTGGGTAACAACCTGTTTATTGTGGACAAGAATGAGGCACGGTTTATCGACTGCAATAATCTGACGCTGCCGTTTGGTCCGCAGTTTGTCTCGGATGTGGTGAACAGGACCCATACGGCTCAGGACCAGACGCAGGCTCTGCTGGCTGCTGAGTTGGTGGTGCGGGCGCAGATGAAGGCTACAAAGGTGGAGTTGAAGGGGTAG
- a CDS encoding Gfo/Idh/MocA family oxidoreductase, whose protein sequence is MATKREGSVSRRRFLQTSLGAAAVAGFPAIVPARVLGQMAPSKQINVGAIGVGRISRGHDLPAILRNDSARVMAVCDLSADRVDLGKKFVNDFYAKKTGKPYDGVTGYANFRELLANKDIDAVVISTPDHQHAILAVAAVRAGKDVYLQKPASLTIAEGRYLSDAVQASGRILQIGSQQRSWKQFHRACELVRNGRIGEIKHVEIGLPGDPAGGDPTPMTVPTGFNYDSWLGSTPEVPYTVDRVMPLKGFDRPGWLRMEQFGAGMITGWGAHHVDTAHWGMDTEYTGPVEIWGTAEFPTKGLWDVHGKFLTHAIYANGVTMDISGDFPNGIKWYGTKGWLFVTRDEMTSPTAAAGQSVKIEPLMASDPKILDSVIGPDEIHLYTATEQHANWLECIHTRKQPTAPVEIGHRACSTCLLHHIAMKTKRRLHWDPEREKFKGDDDANAMLSRPQRSPYTFAESSWV, encoded by the coding sequence ATGGCGACGAAGCGTGAGGGTAGCGTTTCCCGGCGAAGGTTTTTGCAGACTTCGCTGGGTGCGGCAGCGGTGGCGGGGTTTCCGGCGATTGTGCCTGCGAGGGTGCTGGGGCAGATGGCTCCGAGCAAGCAGATCAACGTTGGGGCGATTGGTGTGGGCCGCATCTCGCGAGGGCATGATCTTCCGGCGATCTTGAGGAACGATAGCGCTCGCGTGATGGCAGTGTGTGACTTATCTGCAGATCGTGTCGATCTGGGGAAAAAGTTCGTCAATGACTTCTACGCGAAGAAGACCGGGAAGCCGTATGACGGGGTAACCGGGTACGCGAACTTTCGTGAGTTGCTGGCGAACAAAGACATTGATGCTGTTGTGATTTCGACGCCGGATCATCAGCACGCAATTCTTGCGGTGGCAGCAGTGCGGGCGGGGAAAGATGTGTATCTGCAAAAGCCGGCTTCGCTGACGATTGCGGAAGGACGGTATCTGAGTGATGCGGTGCAGGCTTCGGGTCGGATACTGCAGATCGGGAGCCAGCAGCGGTCGTGGAAGCAGTTTCACAGAGCGTGCGAGCTGGTGCGGAATGGACGGATTGGGGAGATCAAGCACGTTGAGATAGGGCTGCCGGGTGATCCTGCGGGTGGGGATCCTACGCCGATGACGGTGCCCACGGGGTTCAACTATGACTCGTGGCTGGGGTCGACGCCTGAGGTGCCGTATACGGTTGATCGCGTGATGCCGCTGAAGGGCTTCGACCGGCCGGGATGGCTAAGGATGGAACAGTTCGGGGCGGGGATGATTACGGGCTGGGGTGCGCACCATGTGGATACGGCGCACTGGGGAATGGATACCGAGTACACAGGGCCGGTGGAGATTTGGGGCACCGCGGAGTTTCCGACAAAAGGGCTTTGGGATGTGCATGGGAAGTTTCTGACGCATGCCATTTATGCGAATGGCGTAACGATGGATATCTCTGGGGATTTTCCGAACGGCATCAAGTGGTATGGGACGAAGGGTTGGCTGTTTGTGACACGGGATGAGATGACTTCGCCAACTGCGGCGGCGGGACAGAGTGTGAAGATCGAGCCGCTGATGGCGAGCGATCCGAAGATTCTGGATTCGGTGATCGGGCCGGATGAGATTCATCTGTACACCGCTACGGAGCAACATGCGAACTGGCTGGAGTGTATCCATACGCGGAAGCAGCCGACGGCTCCGGTTGAGATTGGGCATCGGGCTTGCTCGACTTGCCTGCTGCATCATATTGCGATGAAGACGAAGCGCAGGTTGCACTGGGATCCGGAGCGGGAGAAGTTCAAAGGCGATGACGATGCGAATGCTATGTTGTCG
- a CDS encoding low affinity iron permease family protein, protein MSSHDACTPTVASKDSFGHFAACASTYLGSHWAFAVAIAVIVIWGITGPFFHYSDTWQLIINTGTTIVTFLMVFLIQNTQNRDARAMNLKLNELIRAIESARNQMIDIEHLSDSDLDLLAVKYEKLRSHQATPHKSINEVATLKS, encoded by the coding sequence ATGTCCAGCCACGACGCCTGTACGCCGACCGTTGCATCGAAGGATAGCTTCGGTCACTTCGCTGCCTGTGCATCAACCTATCTCGGTTCCCACTGGGCATTTGCCGTCGCTATCGCTGTCATCGTCATATGGGGCATCACAGGCCCCTTCTTCCACTACTCGGATACTTGGCAGCTCATCATCAACACCGGCACGACCATCGTTACCTTTCTCATGGTCTTCCTCATCCAGAACACCCAGAATCGCGATGCTCGTGCAATGAACCTCAAGCTGAACGAGCTTATCCGTGCCATCGAATCAGCAAGAAACCAGATGATCGATATCGAACACCTCTCCGACTCCGACCTCGATCTGCTAGCAGTGAAGTACGAAAAGCTACGCTCTCATCAAGCAACACCACACAAATCCATAAATGAAGTAGCTACCCTAAAATCCTGA